Genomic segment of Paenibacillus sp. FSL R5-0912:
GCGTATTGCCGGGATCACCGGAACTGCCGGAATTGCTGCGATTAGCGTTATCAGCATTACCAGTCCTGTCAATAGAATTGGCGTTACCAGTGCTACCGTTTGAGCAGGCAGCAAGACCACCCAGAACCAGCATGACTAACAGCAATTGCAGCAATTTGCCTCCTTTCACCCCATTGCAGGCAGGCCGGTTCTGCCCCTTCTGCAAGAACCGCAATAACATTGACCTATGCATAATCCTCACCATTTCTTTACGTTGATGCCTCTATTCTATCGCCAATGCCGCCCTGATTAATAGACCGACATTTCCCATAAAGAATAGCCGTACTGTGTGCCCCGCTCCGTACCGTTCACCTTCACATACCGCGCGCTGACCGGGGTGAAGCTGATATCGTCCAGTTCCCCGTCCCCGGTTGTCGCCGAATAGGCCGTTGTCCAGTCCGTGCCATCTGCCGAAGTCTCAATGGTATAGGATTTGGCATACGCTCCCTCCCAGTTCAGCAGGACGCGGCTGACCGTCTGAGCAGAGCCGAGGTCGACCTGAATCCACTGCGGATCACTGAAGGCCGATTCCCAGCGGGTGCCAAGGTCCCCGTCCACTGCACCTGCTGCCGGCTGTTTCGGATTCTCCGAAGCGGTAACTGCCTTATTCAAGGCGAGATTCACGGATGGTGTTCCACCGGTAATTACCTGCTGCACGGAAGCATCCGCATAGCCTGCTGCCGTTACAATAATTGTGTAAGTCTTCGCAGCAGGGAACAGTGCGGTGTTCAGCGTAATTTTACCGGCTGTCACAGTATAATCCGCTGCCGCCGCTGTAGTTCCATCCACCTTCACCGCGCTGATTGCGCCCCTCCAGGCTGCATTATCCGTGAATGTCAGCTCAACCGGCTGGCCGGCTGCATTCTGCGTTGTATCCGCTGCAAGGGCAGGAGGAGCAAGCGGCGTCACGGTGCCGCCGCTGCCGTACACCTCCAGTTCCCACAAGGAGTACCCGTACTGTGTGCCGCGTTCCGTGCCGTTCACCTTTACATAACGCGCGCTGACCGGCGCGAAGCTGACATCATCGATGGCCCCATCTCCGGTTGTCGTAGAGTAGGCTGGTGCCCAGTTCGCACCATCTGCTGAAGTCTCGATCGTATACGACTTGGCATACGCTCCCTCCCAGTTCAGCAGGATACGACTGACCGTCTGATTAGAACCGAGGTCGACCTGAATCCACTGCGGATCGCTGAAGGCCGATTCCCAGCGGGTACCCGGATCTCCGTCCACTGCACCCGCAGCAGGCTGTTTCGGATTCTCCGAGGCGGTAACCGCCTTGTTCAGGGCCAGGTTCGCGGAGGTTGCTCCGCCAGTGACCACTTGCTGCACTGAAGCATCGTTATAGCCCGTTGCCGAAACTGTAATCGTGTAGGTCTTCGCCGCAGGGAACAGCGCGGTATTCAGCATGATTGTACCGGCTGCCACGGTATAATTCGCTGCCGCCGCTGAGGTTCCATCCACCTTCACCGCACTGGCCGCGCTTCTCCAGGCCGCATTATCCGTGAATGTCAGCTCAATCGGCTGGCCAGCTGCATTCTGCGTTGTATCCGCTATCAGGGCAGGCGGAGTAAGTAGCGTCCCCGAATTCACCTTCGTCGGGTCAACCTTCACCAGCTTCTTGGCTTCAACTACAGCTGAGCCCGTAATTCCTCCTGCATTGCGGAATGTAACGGTAATTGCCGCATTCGTCGGATTCCAGACCAGTGCACTATATGCCGATCCTTTCTTATACACAGTTGCACTATACCCGTTCGCTGCCCAAATGTCTTTGGTGCGTGATCCAAGAGTTGCCATGTTATGCACGAACCAGTACGTATTGAACAATTCATTCTGCTGCGGAAGTGCCGGATTCCATTTATTCAGAACAGCTTGCGGATCGCTCAGCGCTTGAATCGGCCAGACGATATGGTACCAGTCCGTTTCCGGACCGCTGTTATCGGCTACGAAGCCGCTGTATAATCCGGCAGCCTTAGCTGTGTCGAACCCGTAGCTGGTTAAATATTCAGCCGTTGGCAGCCAGTGAATACCATAGACATACACCGGATTGCCGTTGAAAAAGGTTCCGAAGAAGTTCGAGCTTCCGTAAATCTGCCCGACAGATTTATGCGTATAGCCCGGCAGCCAGTTATCCTGGTCGTAGTTGAACCAGTACTGCTGCACTGCTCTAAGCTCCGTCGTGAAGCCCATAATGGACGCATCCCGGAACGCTGTGTTGCCGGTCAGTGTGCTCCACATATACTGGCCTACCCAGCCGAACAGGGATTCCCCTGCAGCTTCCTGGTTATTGCCGCTGTCATTGTCGGCATAACCGCCAGCCCATGAATGTCCTTCATACGGGTCGAAGTTGCGGAAGTACGGATATTTCGGATCGGTCTTCGAGGGATTGGCATAGTCACGGATCAGCTCATCAACCATCCCGCTGAATTTGTTTCTGAAGTCAGTATCGTAGGTGGCCAGTACAGCGGAAGCAAAGACATAATAGCCATACGTGAAATGATGGTCCGTTATACCGGAGTTCGCGCCGAACTCGCTGTTCTTATAGATCAGGGTTCCCCAGTCGGAGTTGTAATCGAAATAGTAGTTAGCTTCTCCTGAAGTGTACGTGTACCAGTCTGTAAGTACCGTCTTCATCCGGGAGAGGAACAGATTCTTATAGCTCTCGCTGCCGATTTGATCGGCGATCAGCACACCCATTGCCAGCGGATGCAGCTTCTTGCCCTGCCAGTAAGCATCGGCTTGCATCAGATTGGTGGCGGTGTCCGTATCCAGCAGCGCCAGATAATTAAGCAGATCCTGACGGGAGTAGCCGGAATCACCCGGCTCGGTGAACTGCGGTACAATGCCGTAGAATTTATCGGCAGTGGCAAAGGAATTACCCTCCGTAACCTTCATCGTTCCGCGTATGGACGGGAAGGAGACAGCAGTCAGCGGCGTAGTAGTAACCTTCCACTGGTGGGGAAGCTGCGCCATCAGCGCCACATTCGGAAAGCCTGAACGCTTGAGTTCTGTAGTCGCATTGAAGGTGGTAGTGACATCCGAAGTGGTCTCATTGAAGGTATAAGCCACCTTCGTATCCGTCACGAATGCATATCCGTGCTGGTAGAAGTAATTCAGATTTGCGGGTGCCGGAAGAGCCGATAAGCTCAGGTAGTTCTGGCCTCCGCCCAGCTGGATTTTGAGCTTGGCGCCGACTTTCTTGAAGGTTGTACCGGCCGGTGCATACAGCCCATAGTTTCTGGTAACCATTACGGGCGTTGGGGCGCCATTGGAATTCGTGACCGCAATGCCGATATGGTCTGCAGTAACCGTGGCACCGTCAGCCGCCAGAATCGCATTATTGCTGTCATCGAAGAAGCGGGCCGTTGCCGGCAGGTACAGTTCAGGACTGGCCGGATCGCTGAATTGTGAATAGAGATAAGGCGAGCCTTTGACGAAGGTCGTCTTCATCTTCTCAGCAGTACCATCGCTTAATACGGCAGTTGCGGACCAATCACCGTAAGCGGTTATCCGGTTCGACATCCCTGAAGTATTAATATTACTGGCCATCAGGAACAGATCCGGGCTGCCTGCGGCTTCCTGCGCCTTGCCATCGGCGCTTAAGTAGCCTGCGCCCGGGTTCAGAACGCTTAGTCCCTGCTTGGTATATTTCGATTTGAGCGGAAGGGTAATAATGCCGTTGCCGAGCTGATTGATCATGATCGACTGCCACCAGTCGTTGGAAGGCAGCGGCGCAGTCAGTGCATCCGATTTATACAGCGGATATTTGGGCTGGGGAACCGAGAGGTCATTCGCGGCATAGCTGCCTTGACCTACGGCCACTGTTGTCAGCGCCGGCAGTGCCGGAATGTTATAGACCGGCTTGGGGTCGCCTGTCACATAATCATACGCCTGGAATTCAAAGATCGAGTAACCGAAGGAGGTCGCTCTGCTGATGCCGTTCATCCGCAGATAGCGGCCGCTGGCATAGACCGGAAGGTTAAGCGTGCCTCCGTCGCCGTGAAGCTCCCGGTAGATTGTAGTCCATGAACTGCCGTTATTTGAAACCTGGATATCATAGGTCCGTCCGGCGGCAGCCTCCCAATTGATGATGACCCGGCCAAGTGTCCGTACGCTGCCAAGGTCTACGCTAAGCCATTCATTATCGGTGGCGTTAGAGGACCAGCGTGTAGCCAAGTTTCCGTCCACTGCCAGTGCCGGCAATGTGGAGCCAGCAGGGAGATAGTCAGCCACCTGATAAGACGACGCCGTCGCCGGCTTGTTCAAGGCCATATTCGGCCCCAGCACTACCGGAGGAGGATTAACGCCGCCCGTGCCGTAAACCTCGAACTCGAAGAGGGAGATGCCGTATTGCGTCAGGCTGCGCGCGGTTGCCAATACCCGCACATAACGGCCGGTGCCGCTGAGTGTGAGATCATCCACACTGCCATCTCCCGTAGTTGTGGAATAGACATCACTCCAGTTCAATTCATCCGGAGATACCTGAATTTTGTAGGACTTGGCATATGCCCCTTCCCAGCGCAGGACAACGCGGTCTACTGCGGCAGATGCCCCGAGATCAACATAAATCCAGTTCGGATCTGCCCCCCATGCACTGCTCCAGCGGGAACCCGTATTGCCGTCCACCGCCAGATCCGGGGTATTGTTGCCCTCTGTGCCCGACGCATAAGCAGGCCGGTCCTGGGAGAGCAGATAAGAGCCAGCGGCATGCGCACGGCCGGGCGGAATGACCATTACGACACTTAGCAGCATGAGTATGCTCAGAAACAAAGCGGTGCCGTTTATGCCTTTCTTGCGTTTTAACCTTTTGGAATATGTCATTACCCTTAATCCTCCTCATGTCTATTGGTATACAGCCATCCAGCCCATAAACAAAATCTTTCCCGGTGTGATCATCAGCCTCCTTTACCTGGGTTTAAGCAGTCTACATCACTACATATATAAGCGCTTTCATAGATTCAAGATAAGCGTACCTTTTACCGAAACCGGTTGCAATTATACAAATCAACGATTTTATGCAGAAAGTAAGGATTAACTTATTTTCGCAGCAAAGATATCCCGGAACCTTCATCATCTATGTACAAAATCACCCACAGTTACTCATTGTGTTCGATTCTCCACATACATCTGGCCTGATACCCCCCACAGTAGCTCATTGTATTCGGTTTTTCGCCTACATTTGGCCTGATGACCCTCACAGTAGCTCATTGCGGTGCGACCCCCTTATCCCGGAGTCCTCCGTATAAAATCAGTACTTGTCGTAGACATGCTCTTTATTTCGCTTTTTCTCTCGGCCAGAAGAAGCTGGAGCGGTCTTCTAGAGTCAGGACCCACTCCGCAAAGGTAGCTGGCGGCATGTTACGAAGGCTCGTATGCATTCTGCGATTGTTGTAAAAGTCCATGTACCGGTCCACCGCTTCATAGGCCTCTTCGAACGTGTCGAATGCCTCTTTGCGGAACAAATCCCGATCGATATTACTGTGGAACGATTCAATAAAAGCATTTAAATCCGGCGTTCGAGGCGGAATGCGTTCATGGGTCATTTCCCAGCTTTCACACATGTCGCCAAACAGGTGGCTGACGAACTGTGGTCCGTTGTCGGTGCGAATCACCGGACGTGCGCTGTCAGGGGCGCAGTGTTGCTCCATGGCGCGTCCCAGCGTCTGGCAGGCATGCTTCGCCTCACACGACGATCCCCGGTGGTAGCCGACGATGACACGGGTAAACACATCGATAATGCTCAGGACAAAGAAGTGCCTGTCACGGCCCACCACGTAACCGTACTTAATGTCCATCTGCCAGAGTTGGCCCGCTCCGGTAATGAACCGGTTCTCCGGCAGCTTCCGGGGATGCTTAAAGCGCTTCTGACGCTGGGGCTGCAGGATATCCAGCGCCTGACACAGCCGGTAGCTTTTCTTGTGATTGAGCTTCAACCGGTGCTGGTTCCACAAGCACTTGGCCAGCAGTTTGTACCCGTACACGTGCTCTTCTCCAGCGATTAATTCCAGCAGCCATTCCTGGATTTCCTCGTCGCTAATCTTCTCGCCAGACTCGTTCAAGGAGTAGCCTGGCTGGGGCCTTCCACGCCCCCCTTGAACAGCTGTTGGGGACAGTGACCTGCGTTTCTTACGGTCGTAGTACGTAGACTCTGCTAGCCCCACGAGACGGAGCACCAAGGCTGCGGTATTCCCCTGCTTAATGAACATATCGGCTACCTCGATTTTTTCGGATAAGCAGGGGTTGGCTTTTTTAGCAGTTCACGCAGAATCTCAATCTCTAACTCCTTTTCACCGAGCATCTTGACGGCCTTCTCATATTTCTGCTCGACGTCCAGCAGGCGCTTCCGTTCCTCCACCTGGTCCTGGGGATACGGATGATCTTGCTCCCCATGGGCTTCCCGGTAATCCCTCACCCACTGATTCACCGTTGATGGAGTCACCCCATACTTTCGAGCAACCACCTCCGCCTTAATGCCAGACAACACCTCTTGCGCTGCCTTCTCTCTTGTTCCTGTTAAGTGTCCCATTCCGTTCATCCTCCTCCTGTATCTAGTCTACATTTTTGTGGGGGAGGACTCCAACTTCTTTAGGGGGCTGTGGAGATTGTATTCGGTTTTTCGCCTACATTTGGCCTGATGACCCTCACACTAGCTTATTGTATTCGGTTTTTCGCCTACATTTGGCCTGATACCCCTCATGGAAGCTTATTGTATTCGGTTTTTCGCCTACATTTGGCCTGATGACCCTCACAGTAGCTCATTGTATTCGGTTTTTCGCCTACATTTGGCCTGATGACCCTCACACTAGCTTATTGTATTCGGTTTTTCGCCTACATTTGGCCTGATACCCCTCACAGTAGCTCATTGTATTCGGTTTTTCGCCTACACTCCCCCTCCTTTGGCCCGTCTTCAGGGGGAATCAGTGGGATTTCCGATGATACTATCAGTCCCCAACCAACCAAAAAAACCGGCCCCATGGGGCCGGCCTATGTTTCGTTACCGTTTGAGCTTATTTATAATGACGGTTCCTCATCCTTGAGCGCATCCAGAATCTGCCGGGCCAGCTTCTCGCCAATAGACAGAACACGGAAATCTTCCACGGAAGCTTCCTTGATCTTCTTCAGCGAGCCGAAATGCTTCAGCAGCGACTTCCGGCGCTTCTCCCCGATTCCCGGAACCGAATCCAGCTTCGAGGTGACCATCGATTTGCCGCGCTGTTCGCGGTGGAACGTAATTGCGAACCGGTGAACCTCATCCTGAATCCGCTGCAGGAGATAGAACTCCTGGCTGTCCCGGGCCAGCGACACCGGTTCGGCGGAATCCCCGACCAGCAGCTGCGCCGTTCTGTGCTTATCATCCTTGACGATACCGCAGACCGGAATGAACAGACCCAGCTCATTCTGCAGAATATCGATGGCCGAGGAGATCTGGCCTTTGCCTCCATCGACCACGATCAGGTCAGGCTGCGGCAGATTCTCCTTAAGCACCCGTTCATACCGGCGGCGGATGACCTCACGCATCGTCTCATAATCATCCGGCCCCTGCACAGTGCGGACCTTATATTTACGGTACTCTTTGCGGGCCGGCTTGCCGTCAATGAACACAACCATCGCCGAGACCGGATTCGTTCCTTGGATATTCGAGTTATCGAAAGCTTCAATCCGGTTCAGCGAAGCAAGTCCCAGACTCTGCCCCAGACTGCTCGCCGCACCGGAGGTGCGCTCCTCATCCCGCTCAATCAGGCGGAACTTCTCATCCAGCGCCACCCGGCTATTCTGGCAGGCCATGCCGACCATCTGCTTCTTGAGCCCGCGCTGCGGCACAAGTACCTTGATGCCCAGCCATTCCTGCAGGGCTGCCGCCCCTCCGGCCGCATCCAC
This window contains:
- a CDS encoding IS3 family transposase, producing the protein MFIKQGNTAALVLRLVGLAESTYYDRKKRRSLSPTAVQGGRGRPQPGYSLNESGEKISDEEIQEWLLELIAGEEHVYGYKLLAKCLWNQHRLKLNHKKSYRLCQALDILQPQRQKRFKHPRKLPENRFITGAGQLWQMDIKYGYVVGRDRHFFVLSIIDVFTRVIVGYHRGSSCEAKHACQTLGRAMEQHCAPDSARPVIRTDNGPQFVSHLFGDMCESWEMTHERIPPRTPDLNAFIESFHSNIDRDLFRKEAFDTFEEAYEAVDRYMDFYNNRRMHTSLRNMPPATFAEWVLTLEDRSSFFWPREKAK
- a CDS encoding helix-turn-helix domain-containing protein, which codes for MGHLTGTREKAAQEVLSGIKAEVVARKYGVTPSTVNQWVRDYREAHGEQDHPYPQDQVEERKRLLDVEQKYEKAVKMLGEKELEIEILRELLKKPTPAYPKKSR
- a CDS encoding galactose-binding domain-containing protein, which produces MTYSKRLKRKKGINGTALFLSILMLLSVVMVIPPGRAHAAGSYLLSQDRPAYASGTEGNNTPDLAVDGNTGSRWSSAWGADPNWIYVDLGASAAVDRVVLRWEGAYAKSYKIQVSPDELNWSDVYSTTTGDGSVDDLTLSGTGRYVRVLATARSLTQYGISLFEFEVYGTGGVNPPPVVLGPNMALNKPATASSYQVADYLPAGSTLPALAVDGNLATRWSSNATDNEWLSVDLGSVRTLGRVIINWEAAAGRTYDIQVSNNGSSWTTIYRELHGDGGTLNLPVYASGRYLRMNGISRATSFGYSIFEFQAYDYVTGDPKPVYNIPALPALTTVAVGQGSYAANDLSVPQPKYPLYKSDALTAPLPSNDWWQSIMINQLGNGIITLPLKSKYTKQGLSVLNPGAGYLSADGKAQEAAGSPDLFLMASNINTSGMSNRITAYGDWSATAVLSDGTAEKMKTTFVKGSPYLYSQFSDPASPELYLPATARFFDDSNNAILAADGATVTADHIGIAVTNSNGAPTPVMVTRNYGLYAPAGTTFKKVGAKLKIQLGGGQNYLSLSALPAPANLNYFYQHGYAFVTDTKVAYTFNETTSDVTTTFNATTELKRSGFPNVALMAQLPHQWKVTTTPLTAVSFPSIRGTMKVTEGNSFATADKFYGIVPQFTEPGDSGYSRQDLLNYLALLDTDTATNLMQADAYWQGKKLHPLAMGVLIADQIGSESYKNLFLSRMKTVLTDWYTYTSGEANYYFDYNSDWGTLIYKNSEFGANSGITDHHFTYGYYVFASAVLATYDTDFRNKFSGMVDELIRDYANPSKTDPKYPYFRNFDPYEGHSWAGGYADNDSGNNQEAAGESLFGWVGQYMWSTLTGNTAFRDASIMGFTTELRAVQQYWFNYDQDNWLPGYTHKSVGQIYGSSNFFGTFFNGNPVYVYGIHWLPTAEYLTSYGFDTAKAAGLYSGFVADNSGPETDWYHIVWPIQALSDPQAVLNKWNPALPQQNELFNTYWFVHNMATLGSRTKDIWAANGYSATVYKKGSAYSALVWNPTNAAITVTFRNAGGITGSAVVEAKKLVKVDPTKVNSGTLLTPPALIADTTQNAAGQPIELTFTDNAAWRSAASAVKVDGTSAAAANYTVAAGTIMLNTALFPAAKTYTITVSATGYNDASVQQVVTGGATSANLALNKAVTASENPKQPAAGAVDGDPGTRWESAFSDPQWIQVDLGSNQTVSRILLNWEGAYAKSYTIETSADGANWAPAYSTTTGDGAIDDVSFAPVSARYVKVNGTERGTQYGYSLWELEVYGSGGTVTPLAPPALAADTTQNAAGQPVELTFTDNAAWRGAISAVKVDGTTAAAADYTVTAGKITLNTALFPAAKTYTIIVTAAGYADASVQQVITGGTPSVNLALNKAVTASENPKQPAAGAVDGDLGTRWESAFSDPQWIQVDLGSAQTVSRVLLNWEGAYAKSYTIETSADGTDWTTAYSATTGDGELDDISFTPVSARYVKVNGTERGTQYGYSLWEMSVY